DNA sequence from the Methylacidiphilum kamchatkense Kam1 genome:
TGAGGGGCATATTACTACGCTGGGGAGAGGGGGATCTGATCTCACCGCCATAGCCCTTTCGGCTGTCTTTCATGCGGAATGCTGTCAGATTTATACGGATGTAGAAGGGGTGTATACAGCTGATCCAAGGATTGTGCCAACGGCTAGGAAAATTGATGAAATCAGTTACGATGAGCTTCTTGAGATGGCAGCATCGGGTTCGAAAGTGATGCAAGCCAGATCGGTAGAGTTTGCCAAAAAATTCAAAGTGCCTTTTGAGGTCCGCTCAAGTTTTACTAACGTAGCAGGAACTATAGTGAAAGAAGAGGTTAGTGCCATGGAAAAAGTTGTCGTTCGGGCTGTGAGTTTGGAGCCTAGTCAAGCAAAAGTAACCATTCTAGGGGTTCCTGATAAACCGGGTATTGCTGCTAAGGTCTTTTGCCGGCTTGCTGAGGCGGAGATTAATGTTGATATGATCGTTCAAAACATTTCTGATCATGGGCTGACAGATATTACTTTTACCGTTCACAAAAATTTTCTGAAGAAAGCATTAGTAGCATTGGAGTCAGTCGTTTCAGAAATCTCCGCAAGGGAGGTTCGGGCAACCGAAGGCATAGCGAAACTTTCCGTCGTTGGTATTGGGATGCGTTCGCATAGCGGAGTGGCCGCTAAGCTTTTTTCTTCTCTTGCTGAAGCGGGGATCAATGTACAGATGATTTCAACAAGCGAAATCAAAATTTCAGTCATTATCGATGAAAAAGAAGGGAAAAGGGCAGCTCAAATTGTACATGATGCCTTCCAACTGAATAATCCCCTCTAAAACTAGGCCTTAGGAAGACGGAATCATTTCAAGCAGCATTTGTGCCTGATTTGCAAAGGGGCTTCTAGCATTATGAGAAAGGAATTTCTCGAGTAGTTCTTTTGCCGGACCATACTCTTTTTTCTGGATCCGTATCTGCGCTAACCTCAAGGTGGCAAGGGATCTATAGGCCTCGGTGTCTTTTTTTTCTAAAATCCTTTGGTAAAGAAGCAGTGCTTCCTGGGTTTTCCCTTGGCTTTCCAAGCACTCTCCTGCTCCGAGCATAGCACCGGCTTCCAGAGGATGCCCTGGAAAATGCTCCAAAAAGAATTGAAAGGTAGATAAGGCCTCAGAAATCGCTCCTTTTTCATAGAGGCTACCTGCAATTTGTAAAATCCATACCGCTGCTTGCTTATTAGAAAGATGGGCTTTGGCAATCTTGAGTTTTTCTTCGTTGGTTTTGGCTGATTGATAGCTAAGAATGACCTTCTCCCATTGGGCTTTGGAATGTTCCATAGCAAGCTTGTAGCCAAGAAGGCCTAAGGAAAGAAGAAGGAATAAGGAAACCGTTCCAATAAAGAACAAGGTGCCGGAGGGAGGTTTTCGGTTTGGGGAAGGGTTCATGGTTCACATCCACTAAGATATGTTTAATAGAAGCGTAGAAAAAAACCAAAAAAATAATTTTTATTTTTCCTTAGAAAAAAATAAGCTTGTTGAGAATCGGTAACATAGAAATGCCGCTTTAGCTCAGTGGGAGAGCAACGCTTTCGTAAAGCGTGGGTCGTGGGTTCGAATCCCACAAGCGGCTCCCAATTTTCTTCTGGAAGCGGCTGTCTTTTTGCTTGTTTTATTGTTTCCTAAGCTATTTCCCTCTGGTAGCAAGCCGTTCTTCTGTTTTATTACTGGATCGGCGGCAATTTCCCTCTGGAACCCATGTGCGTGAATGTAGCGGAAGGTAGCAGAATGTGCCGTTAAAACTTGCTTAAGTCTTAAAGTATGCTATAACAATTACCTATGCCGAAAAGAAGGGAGCAAAACCCTCCGATCCGAACCACGTGCGCGATTTCCGGCACACCCAAGCCCGACGCACGAATAACCCACCGGCAGGAATTGCACCGACCTATGAAAAGCCGGAACACAAGACCCGCCGGTACACTTACGATCCACATCTAGACCCCCAGCTTCAATGGGCGGGTAAGGCCGAGCATACGTCCTTTGAGGTTGACGTAGTCCCTCTGCATGTCCATGAACGGATTTCCACCAAAGCCATCCTTCGAGCGGTTCGTAGGCCGGATCCGCTGCAACTGGAAATCTTTGGGGAAACACTACTGCCAGCCGATCGGGAGATTGAGTTTTACCGGCATGAGGTCGGCTGGGCCAACCGCTTCATCCTTGGCGACTCGCTTCTGGTAATGAACTCCCTCCTGGTCAAGGAGGGGATAGCCGGCAAGGTCCAGATGATCTACGTGGACCCGCCCTATGGCATCAAGTACGCCTCCAATTTCCAGCCGCGCATCGACCTGCGGAATGTGAAGGACAAGGATGAGGACCTGACCCACGAGCCCGAACAGATCAAGGCTTATCGGGATACTTGGAAGCTGGGCATCCACTCCTACCTTACCTACTTGCGGGACCGCCTGCTCCTCTGCCGGGAGCTCCTCCACGAGTCCGGCTCCATCTTCGTGCAGATCAACGACGAGAACCTGCATCTGGTGCGTTGCCTGCTGGACGAGGTGTTCGACAGGGAGAATTTCGTGGCGGTGATCGCCTTTGTGAAAACCAGCGGGAAGGGCAGTGCGACCCTGGACACGGTAAACGATTTTCTGCTCTGGTACGCGAAGAATCGGTCCCAACTTAAGTACCGCCAGCTCTATCTAGAGAAGGAACTCGGTGAAGAAGGGACCAAGGGGTACCAGCACGTAGAGCTTCCAGACGGTGCGCGCCGCCGGCTCATCGCAAGCGATCTTGCTGAACCTAAAGACACGCCGCAGGGCCTCCGGGTTTTTAAGGCAGGCGATATGACATCGCAAGGGGCTGTGGCTACCACGTTCGAGTATCTTTTTGAGGGAGTGAGCTTCCACTGTGGCAAAAACAACAACTGGAAAACCGGCTGGGAAGGGATGGAGCGGCTGCGGCAGTCGGAGCGATTGTTTGTTGTAGGGAAGACGCTCAGTTACGTTCGTTTCCTAGATGAGATTCCCATACGTCAGCTGACCAATATTTGGGTGGACACGGGCATTGCCGTTTACGGTGACCCAAAGGTGTATGCCGTCCAAACCAACACCAAGGTCGTTGAGCGTTGCATCCTTATGACCACCGACCCAGGTGACCTCGTCTTTGACCCCACGTGCGGTTCTGGCACCACGGCCTACTGCGCGGAGAAATGGGGCCGGCGTTGGATTACTTGCGATACCTCTCGGGTAGCGCTGGTCATTGCTAGGCAACGGCTGATGACGGCGAAGTTTGACTACTACAAACTTCGGGACGCCGAGCGCGGTCCGGCTGGCGGTTTTATCTACGAGACCGTGCCACACGTTACCCTGGAATCCATTGCAAAGAATACCGAGATCGATGCCATCGCTGCCAAGTACCAACCGGAGATCGATCGAGCGTTGGCAGAACTCAACAGGCTGCTTGCCAGAGACTGGAAAGAATGGAAAGTACCGCGGGAGCTTCCCCACCCGGTTTGGCCCGAGGCCGCGCGAGAGGCCTACCAGCAGCTCTTAAAGGTCAAGCACTCCGATAGATTAGATGCCGAAACTCAAGCAGAGCCACTCCTAAAGAAGGTCTACCGCCTTACCGGTCACCGATGGAAGAGCCTGGGCGAGGTACCCGAGCCGATGCCGCCGGAGGACTGGTCCGAGGAGGCAAAGAAAGCGCTGCGCCGCTTCTGGGAACTCAAACGGGCCAAGCGCAAGGAGATTGATGAAAGCATCCAGCGCAACGCCCAGCAGGAGCCTCTCTACGACCGACCAAAAGTAGTGCACAGCGTGGTTCGAGTCTCCGGTCCCTTCACGGTGGAGGCCATCCCCGTCCCAGCGGTGGAGTACCCCGCGCAGGCGCCCATCCCGCAGTTCGAGACGGAAGAAGCCCAGGCCCATGTCTCCGACCGGGGAGGCGACTACCTCACCAACATGGTCAATTTGCTCAAGCAGCATGGCGGCGTCCTTTTCCCCGGAGGGAAGCGTCTGGTGCTGGAGAACATTCGTCCGATGAACCTTGGCTGCCTGCATGCCGAGGCAGAAGCAAAACAGAACGGCAGTACCCTGCGGGTTGTGATTAGCTTTGGACCCAAGGATGGGCCGATCATCGCCAGCCAGGTTCAGGAGGCTATCCCGACGGCCAGGATGAACGGCTATCAGATCCTTATCTTTGCCGGCTTCGCCTTTGACCCAGAGGTCCAATCGCTCATCCAGAAAGCACCGGTGGCGGGGCTGCGGGTGCACTTTGCCAACGTCTCCCCGGACGTGCTGGTTGGCGATCTCCTCAAGACCACCCGGGCCAGCCAGATCTTCACCGTGTTCGGCCAGCCCGATGTGCGGCTGCAGGAGCAGAAGAACGACACCTGCGTGGTGGAGCTGCGCGGCATGGACATCTACGATCCGCTCACGGGCGAGGTGCACAGCACCCGTGGCGAGGATGTAGCCGCCTGGTTCCTGGACACAGATTACGACGGTAAGACATTCCACATTTGTCAAGCCTTTTTCCCCGGCGATCCCGATGCTTGGGAGAAGCTCCAGCGGGCGCTTAAGGCCCAGATTGACCCCGAGGCTTTTGAACGGATGCAGGGCACCATCTCCTTCCCCTTCCGGCCCGGCGAGCATAGGCGCATTGCGGTGAAGGTGATTGACTTTCGGGGGAATGAGGTGGTGCGGGTGATGTTGTTAGTATAGCAAGGGAGGTAAGCTATGGCTCATCCTAAGGCCAAGTGGATATTGGCAACTCTCAAGGTAACGCCGTTGGATAGGATTCGGATCATGAAAACCCTGTTTCTTATGTGGAAGAGAGAGGGGAATATCTCAGATTACTTCCGTTTCGAACCGTATCTGTACGGACCTTGCAGCTTTGAGGTTTACGATATATTGGCTGCTATGGAGAGGGAAGGCCTTATCGTCCAGCCGAGCCACTCCGTAGCACAGTGGGCAAAGTACTATCTCACGCAGCGGGGCAGAGAAGAAGCAGAACGCGCTATTCGCGAGATTACCCCCGAGCTGAGGGAGCGTCTGGAGGCGATCACTACGGAGGTTAGTCGCTTTAGCTTCTACGAGCTTCTCAAGCGCGTCTATACTGAGGCGCCTGAGTTTGCTACGAATTCCGTGCTAAGGGAGGTCGTTAAGCAATGACACTGATACTGGTCTTGCCGGCCCAAGACGGAATTGTCATGGCATCCGACGGGCAGATAACCTTGGGGATGGTCCGCTGGCCTGGCCAGAAGATACAGCGGTTGAATAACCGTTGCATATGGGCAGCATCTGGCGAGCTTGCGCTTATCCAGCTTGTAGAAGAGCGCCTCAGAACGTTACCACTAGACGCCCCGATCCCCCAGTTGAGGAATTCGATTTGCCAAATTACAAGGCAGTGCGTGACAGAACTATTGCAGCTCGATTTCCGTACGGGGTTTCTCCCTAAAGACCCCAATCTTTTGCTCCAGTTGCTCCAGTTGCATCCCGGTGACTTCGTTTTTGCGGAGGTTACGCCGTCACCTGGCGTACTGCATGTGTTACTGAATGGGACGGCTGAGTGGATTACCGACAGGCCATTTGCTTCAGGTAGCGGCGACATGTTTGCATACGCCTTACTGCAAAAGTACCAGGGGCTTGCCTTGGACGTGCGGAGGGCGTCTCTCCTCGCGTACAAGGTGCTGGAAGAAGCGATTGCGGTTGGCGCATACGGCCTTGGCCCGCCGATTGATCTGTGGCAGGTCACTAGTGGCGGCATAAAGCAACTGGGCGAGAGTGAAAGGGCGGCACTGGAGGACGCCGCCCGAGTGTTGCGAGAAGAAGAGATTAATCTACTGAGATCGGGAAGCTTGGAGGACAATTAAAAGCAATGCTTGTTGATAACCCCATCGTCAATTCCCCCTTTGAGGAGCCCACCCGTTACTGGGTCTACGAAGATGGGCAGCCGGTTCTTAAAGAAGGGCGGCGCCCGGCGGGCTATTACCTTAAGGCCGGCACCCATGGCCCCCAGCCCGCCATCCTAGAAGAGGAGTTTGTCCGCTTAGGGCTGGTGAACACTATCCGGGAGCGGGTCAAAGCCTGGCGGGAGCAGAGCTATCCCGGAGTTACTCTCATCACCCGGCAGCTTCTCAACCAATGGAACAACCCGGAGCGGGAGCGCAGGCTTTTTTTCTGCCAGAGGGAAGCCGTCGAGACTCTTATCTGGCTGGTGGAGGCCTCGCCCGCAGATAAGTAGGGCATCTTAATCCCCAAGGATGAGCCCACAGATCCCGAGAGTAGAGGGAAAGGCTACAAGGCCCTTGCGCGCTATGCCTGCAAGATGGCCACCGGCACCGGGAAGACAGTGGTCATGGGGATGGTTATCGCCTGGCAAGTCCTTAACAAACTGGCCAATCCTAAAGACCGCCGCTTCTCAGACGCCGTGCTCCTAGTCTGCCCTAACCTGACCATCAAGGAGCGCCTCCAGGTGCTACTTCCATGCAGGCCGGACAACTACTATCAGAAGTTTGACTTGATCGTGCCCGGGATGCTGGAGCGTCTTCAGCAGGGGCGCTTCCAGATCACGAACTGGCACGTTTTTCGGGTAAAAGACGACAACAACTCCAGGAGTGTCGTCCGGCTAGGACGCGAAAGCGATACCGCTTTCTGCCGCCGGGTGTTGAAGGAGCTGGGCAACAAGGGGAACCTCCTGGTCATCAATGATGAAGCGCATCATGGCTATCGTCCGGCGCCCCTATCGGAAGAGGAGCGGGTGCAGCTCACCCCGGAGGAGGCCGCCGAACAGGAGCAAGCTACGGTGTGGGTCGGTGGCCTGGACCGAATCAACGCCGTTCGCGGTATTAATTTCTGCGCGGACTTCTCTGCCACGCCTTTCTATATCAGGGGAAGCGGCTATTTTGAGGGAGAGCCTTTCCCATGGATCGTGTCGGACTTCGGGCTAGCAGACGCGGTTGAGTCCGGCATCGTGAAGATCCCGCAGGTTCCGGTGGACGACAACACCAGCGCTCTAATCCCCAAGTACTTCCGACTATGGGAATCTGTCAACCAGCGGTTGCCCGCCTCCGAACGCCAGACGGCCCGGCGCCGGGCCAAACCGGAATCGGTGCTCCGAGAGGCGGAGGACGCCCTGGCTACCCTCGCCTCGCAGTGGAAGCGGACCTTCGAGGAGTTTCAGAGTGCCAGCTCCCCAGTGCCGCCCTGCATGATCGTCGTGTGCGACAACACCGACCTGGCGAAACTTGTCCACGAACACATTGCCGCAGGGAAAGTCCTCTTGGAGCTGGAGAACAACCAGGGCAACGGGGAGGTAACCTTTCGCATCGACACAAAGCTTCTGGCCGAGGCGGAGGGGGCCTATGAGGGAGAAACCAAGGCCGAGGCCGCCGAGCGGCTTCGCAAGGTGGTAGACACCATCGGTAAGCTCGAGTGGCAAGGGGAAGGCGACCCGCCGGGTAAAAACGTCCGCTGCGTGGTCTCGGTGGGGATGCTCAACGAAGGCTGGGATGCGCAGAACGTCACATAGATCCTCGGTTTGAGGGCGTTCACTTCCCAGCTTCTGTGCGAGCAGGTGGTGGGACGGGGTTTAAGAAGGCATAACTACGACGACTTCTCCGAGCCAGAGTATGTGGACGTCTACGGAGTGCCGTTCCAGGTGATCCCGGTCAAGAAGAAGCCCAGGAACTCCACGGAGATCCAGAGGGTATTCACCCTCGTCCGTGCAATTCCCGAGCGCAAGCATCTGGAAATCACCTTCCCCCGAGTAGAGGGCTACGTCTTCGACGTGCGGCAACGGGTCCGGCTCCACCTGGATGAGGTGCGCTATCTACAGATTGACCCCACGAAGGCGCCCACCGAGGTCATGGTCAAACCTGCGGTGGGATACCGGATCGGCCGGCCCGACCGCCTGGGGCCGGGTCCCGAGGCGGTACACGACCGCAACCCCTTCCACCGGGAGAAGCGCCTACAGGCCACGGTCTACGAGATCGCCGCCGAGCTCACCCGGCGGCTTAAGGAGAGGCGGGAAGACTGGGGGGCGCGGCACATCATCTTCCCGCAGGTTCTGGACGCCGTCTGGCAGTATCTGGAGGAGCGGGTAGTAGTGGTCGAGAGAGACACGCCGCTAGAGGAGATTGCTCTACTCAAGTACAAACAGGAGATCGTTGAGCGCCTGACGGCGGCTATGGAGCCGGACACAGAGGCGGGGGAGCCACCTCTTTTGCCCGTGATAGAGCGCTTCCGTCCCATTGGCTCTACTTCCGAAGTCCTCTTCCGCACCGTACGTCTTTGCAAAGACACCACCAAAAGCCACATCAGCCACGTGGTGCTGGACTCCACCTGGGAGCGCTCGGTGGCGGATCAGTTGGAGCACATCCCCGAAGTTATCGCCTACGCCCGCAATGATCATCTGGACTTCACGATCCCCTATGAATGGGAAGGCATTCGGCACGAGTACCGACCGGACTATCTCATCCGCCTGCGCGGCGCGGACGGGCAGGAAGTAAAGCTCATCCTGGAGGTAAAAGGTTTCGAGACGGAGCAGGACAGGCAGAAGGAAGTTGCGGCCCGGCGCTGGGTGCGGGCGATAAACCACCACGGGGAGTTCGGCCGGTGGTTTTACGTTGTATGTAAGGAGCCGCGCCGGGTGCAAAGCGATATCACGGAAGCGATCTCTGCAGCCGGCTTGTAATCGATTGTTTTTAAGATTGGTCATCAAGCTTAGCTTGTTACTGCAAAACGCGAGCTGATGACCGTGTGCCGCTCCAAAATAAGCGCTGGATCATTTGACATTGACATCCGATGAATCCCGCTTTATCGTTTGTGAAACATGACGGTTCCTGTTCTATCGCATTTTGGAGGTGTGCGTGTCTAAGAAGAAGAAAGTCATAATAGCGCTAGAAACGCTCTTATCAGGTTATTACTGTCCCATTTTATTCGCTGGGCTGGCCTATCTTATTACAGCTTCCCCCGAATTTGTGTGCGAATTCAAGAATCAGCTTTTGCGGGTCCTGGAACTGCATGTCGAAAATCTCGAGGGTTATTCCCAAAGAGCATTCTATTGGGCAGCAATTGCCAAACCCCTTGCACAAAAAGAACCATTACGGGTTTGCCAGGCTGCGATTAAAGCGTGTACAAGCCACCCGAATTTTTTTCAGCTAGGCATAAACCCGCATATGTTTCCGCTGGTCTCCCTACTCGAACTCCTTTGGGACGATCCGCAGGCTCGCGCGTGCCTCATAAAGGCGGCTCAAACCGGTCAGGTTGGACGTCAGCTGCAAAGCTGGGTCAAACACAAGTGCCAGCGGAGAAAGCTCCAATAACCCCAATGGACCCGCAGCGACAAAAGAAGCAGCAAGAGGAAGGCATTCTCCGCTACCTTTTTGGCTACCTGAGCTGTCGCCCTAACCAAATGAGTATGGGCGAATCTCCGGATTGCGTTGTAGAAATTGCAAAAAAACGGATCGGGATTGAAGTCACGATTCTACACCCGGGAGAGAAAGAGGCCGGCGGCAGTCCCCTCCGGCGCCAAGAGGAAGAGATAGTGCGCCGTATTGGCCCAGAACAACCATACGGGATGTGGGGATGCCTCGATTGGGCACCATCCTTCAAAAGAAGGGTCCGGCAAAAAGTCGAGCGCGCCACCCGGTTTAATCGGTCTTCTATCGATCAACTGTGGCTCGTCGTCGCCGCAGCGGTACCCGCCTCCGGCGCAGTTGTCTCAACCTCTGTGCCCTGGTTCGACGTCACGCCGGAGGATCTGTGCAACATTACTGCCGGCCTCCTGGAGGAATCGGTTTATGATCTTGTCTATTTTTACATCATCATGCAGAAGAAGCTCTTTTGTTGGAAAAAGGGCAGCTTGTGGAAGGAAGTTGTGAGGAAAGGCCCGAACCCGAGTACGGGGTAACTCGCTCAGCAAGGAAACCGGTCGAAGTAACCGATCTTCTAGAAAGAAGCGTTTACGGACCACCATCTGCCCTGTCCCACAATCCTGTGGATTATCTCAAGGACATGGTAGCTGGCCAAAGAGCTGCTTTTGGATATGGTCCTTCCTGTTAAATCAGCTCATCAAGTGTCCGATCCCAGAGCCAAAGAAAGTGGTGGTCCACCCGCACCCGACCGTTTTCCTTCCAGACCAGCTGAATGCGTCCCTCCCGCTGATCGGAGACACAGTCGGT
Encoded proteins:
- a CDS encoding tetratricopeptide repeat protein; translation: MNPSPNRKPPSGTLFFIGTVSLFLLLSLGLLGYKLAMEHSKAQWEKVILSYQSAKTNEEKLKIAKAHLSNKQAAVWILQIAGSLYEKGAISEALSTFQFFLEHFPGHPLEAGAMLGAGECLESQGKTQEALLLYQRILEKKDTEAYRSLATLRLAQIRIQKKEYGPAKELLEKFLSHNARSPFANQAQMLLEMIPSS
- a CDS encoding site-specific DNA-methyltransferase, with the protein product MRDFRHTQARRTNNPPAGIAPTYEKPEHKTRRYTYDPHLDPQLQWAGKAEHTSFEVDVVPLHVHERISTKAILRAVRRPDPLQLEIFGETLLPADREIEFYRHEVGWANRFILGDSLLVMNSLLVKEGIAGKVQMIYVDPPYGIKYASNFQPRIDLRNVKDKDEDLTHEPEQIKAYRDTWKLGIHSYLTYLRDRLLLCRELLHESGSIFVQINDENLHLVRCLLDEVFDRENFVAVIAFVKTSGKGSATLDTVNDFLLWYAKNRSQLKYRQLYLEKELGEEGTKGYQHVELPDGARRRLIASDLAEPKDTPQGLRVFKAGDMTSQGAVATTFEYLFEGVSFHCGKNNNWKTGWEGMERLRQSERLFVVGKTLSYVRFLDEIPIRQLTNIWVDTGIAVYGDPKVYAVQTNTKVVERCILMTTDPGDLVFDPTCGSGTTAYCAEKWGRRWITCDTSRVALVIARQRLMTAKFDYYKLRDAERGPAGGFIYETVPHVTLESIAKNTEIDAIAAKYQPEIDRALAELNRLLARDWKEWKVPRELPHPVWPEAAREAYQQLLKVKHSDRLDAETQAEPLLKKVYRLTGHRWKSLGEVPEPMPPEDWSEEAKKALRRFWELKRAKRKEIDESIQRNAQQEPLYDRPKVVHSVVRVSGPFTVEAIPVPAVEYPAQAPIPQFETEEAQAHVSDRGGDYLTNMVNLLKQHGGVLFPGGKRLVLENIRPMNLGCLHAEAEAKQNGSTLRVVISFGPKDGPIIASQVQEAIPTARMNGYQILIFAGFAFDPEVQSLIQKAPVAGLRVHFANVSPDVLVGDLLKTTRASQIFTVFGQPDVRLQEQKNDTCVVELRGMDIYDPLTGEVHSTRGEDVAAWFLDTDYDGKTFHICQAFFPGDPDAWEKLQRALKAQIDPEAFERMQGTISFPFRPGEHRRIAVKVIDFRGNEVVRVMLLV
- a CDS encoding Ntn hydrolase family protein — translated: MTLILVLPAQDGIVMASDGQITLGMVRWPGQKIQRLNNRCIWAASGELALIQLVEERLRTLPLDAPIPQLRNSICQITRQCVTELLQLDFRTGFLPKDPNLLLQLLQLHPGDFVFAEVTPSPGVLHVLLNGTAEWITDRPFASGSGDMFAYALLQKYQGLALDVRRASLLAYKVLEEAIAVGAYGLGPPIDLWQVTSGGIKQLGESERAALEDAARVLREEEINLLRSGSLEDN
- a CDS encoding aspartate kinase yields the protein MALLVQKYGGTSVGSVERIKNVAERIAEFYRQGHDLIVVVSAMSGVTDQLLQLASQLHPEPSEREIDVLLSTGEQTTIALLSIALHALKIPAVSLTGAQAGIVTDGKHTRAKILNISPKRIKELLQQRNVVVVAGFQGQNVEGHITTLGRGGSDLTAIALSAVFHAECCQIYTDVEGVYTADPRIVPTARKIDEISYDELLEMAASGSKVMQARSVEFAKKFKVPFEVRSSFTNVAGTIVKEEVSAMEKVVVRAVSLEPSQAKVTILGVPDKPGIAAKVFCRLAEAEINVDMIVQNISDHGLTDITFTVHKNFLKKALVALESVVSEISAREVRATEGIAKLSVVGIGMRSHSGVAAKLFSSLAEAGINVQMISTSEIKISVIIDEKEGKRAAQIVHDAFQLNNPL